A genomic stretch from Channa argus isolate prfri chromosome 24, Channa argus male v1.0, whole genome shotgun sequence includes:
- the cfap58 gene encoding cilia- and flagella-associated protein 58 isoform X2, translating into MEETGTAGEDYFESLEEFQMVLNELVGDESMDKIRVEYQKLIHALKKSRENEKRLMSKCRELNAEIVSTSTKVSTALKLSQEDETTIASLKKELDKAWKMIDAAYDKEKKDKDTIRNLKEEIANLKLAEQQTGFSTGQEQNDLLKMIEELTNERDQLLISVEGLREKLNKTIATNQELEAQRDSAFKKVSELQQDLQVQQNEISREMRLKEKLGQEVKQLHIDMESKIAEIKALNLQGQRAKEEQQRLEQQLKELKTLIERSNKELEQMQVKNAKLQQECGQLSLAKDHLSLENHQIENELRLREEEVSQMRQEVSKQIRIREGIQKKIHQMEEHKADADVQKEILKAQITGLEKDLESSQKQVESDKKAIDELIRERDFINKNMIKATQSTEKQQDIVKFLEQDKKTLEHEISGYRQEAQKQRKIIQQLEKERDRYINETSSLMHKVQQKMNDVEVKEMEIFDWKKKVTEAECKLKQQENLLEAAVSERNLYSKNLIEAQEDIAEMKRKMKTMNNQVTRLRDEITGKELALSKEQQEYKRLEKDNDALKGEVQMNKQQLEEAKQRINSQKAEQQLLQKIIADADAEQIQQKKQLEQVIRERDNLGKLLLRRNDERSLLYEKIRIQHSILSKGDFHYNQRMEDIRLLKLEIKRLQRKKSILDKTVPNTEELRRELFNLQRELIRERMRNTVLEEQLKPINIHRWRRLEGSDPSKYELIQKIQSLQKRLITKTQELEERELLLQEKEKLYVELKHILARQPGPEAAEQLQQCQWTIRERTKKLKLLIAELRTLDSKMNEYKSENQRLANELANIKKKYFSQKKLHSEQKMKTKVEQLEPLPQLSSKPHFTGGGFKIDNPVKK; encoded by the exons ATGGAG GAGACAGGAACGGCAGGAGAGGACTATTTTGAGTCTTTGGAGGAGTTCCAGATGGTCCTCAATGAACTGGTTGGGGATGAGAGCATGGACAAGATCCGGGTGGAGTACCAGAAGCTCATCCATGCACTGAAGAAGTCCAGGGAGAATGAGAAGAGGCTAATGTCCAAATGCAGGGAGTTGAATGCAGAGATAGTCTCCACCTCAACCAAAGTTTCAACTGCCCTGAAACTGTCCCAAGAAGATGAAACAACAATAGCTTCACTAAAGAAG GAGTTGGATAAAGCTTGGAAAATGATTGATGCTGCTTAtgataaagagaagaaagacaaagacactaTAAGGAATTTGAAAGAGGAAATTGCCAACTTAAAGCTGGCTGAACAACAGACTGGCTTCTCTACAGGCCAAGAGCAAAA TGATCTACTAAAAATGATTGAGGAGTTGACAAATGAGAGGGATCAGCTGCTAATATCTGTGGAGGGTCTGagagaaaaattaaacaagACCATTGCAACAAACCAGGAGTTAGAGGCTCAAAGAGATAGTGCCTTTAAGAAAGTTTCTGAG CTCCAGCAGGATCTCCAGGTACAACAGAATGAGATCTCCCGAGAAATGAGGCTGAAAGAAAAGCTGGGCCAGGAGGTGAAACAGCTGCACATTGACATGGAGTCCAAAATAGCGGAAATCAAAGCTCTGAATCTGCAGGGCCAAAGGGCcaaagaggagcagcagagactggagcagcagctgaaagAGCTAAAG ACATTGATAGAACGATCCAACAAGGAGCTGGAGCAGATGCAGGTGAAGAATGCCAAACTGCAGCAGGAGTGTGGGCAGCTCTCACTGGCCAAAGATCATCTTTCTTTGGAAAATCACCAGATTGAAAATGAGCTCAGG ctgagagaagaggaggtaAGTCAGATGCGTCAGGAGGTTTCCAAACAAATAAGGATAAGAGAAGGCATCCAGAAGAAGATCCACCAAATGGAAGAGCACAAAGCTGATGCTGATGTACAGAAGGAGATACTTAAAGCTCAGATCACTGGGTTAGAGAAAG ACCTCGAATCATCGCAAAAGCAAGTGGAATCTGATAAGAAAGCTATAGATGAGCTgatcagagagagagactttaTAAATAAG AACATGATCAAAGCTACACAGTCGACTGAGAAACAGCAGGACATTGTGAAGTTCCTTGAACAGGACAAGAAAACCCTAGAACATGAAATCAGCGGTTACCGCCAGGAGGCCCAGAAGCAGCGCAAGATCATCCAACAGTTGGAGAAAGAACGTGACCGCTACATCAATGAGACCAGCAGCCTCATGCATAAG GTGCAGCAAAAAATGAATGACGTTGAAGTTAAAGAGATGGAGATATTTGATTGGAAGAAGAAGGTCACAGAGGCAGAATGCAAACTCAAACAGCAGGAGAACCTGCTAGAGGCAGCTGTGTCTGAAAGGAACCTCTACAGCAAAAACCTCATTGAGGCTCAG GAAGACATTgcagagatgaagaggaagatgaagaccATGAACAACCAGGTCACTCGGCTGAGAGATGAGATCACTGGGAAGGAGCTGGCTCTCTCCAAGGAACAGCAGGAGTACAAGCGCTTAGAAAAGGATAATGATGCCCTAAAG GGGGAGGTGCAGATGAACaagcagcagctggaggaagCAAAGCAGCGTATCAACAGTCAAAAAGCAGAACAGCAACTACTGCAGAAGATTATAGCCGATGCAGATGCTGAGCAGATCCAACAGAAGAAACAACTAGAACAA GTGATCAGAGAGCGGGACAACTTGGGAAAACTGCTGCTTCGACGCAATGATGAGCGTTCGCTGCTGTATGAGAAGATCAGGATCCAGCATTCAATCCTGAGCAAAGGTGACTTTCATTACAACCAACGAATGGAAGACATCCGCCTGCTCAAACTTGAGATTAAAAGACTTCAGCGCAAGAAAAGCATCCTTGACAAGACCGTACCCAACACAGAGGAGCtgag GCGGGAGCTGTTCAATCTGCAGAGGGAACTGATtagagaaagaatgagaaacACTGTCCTGGAGGAACAGCTGAAGCCCATAAATATTCACCGATGGAGACGACTGGAG GGCAGTGACCCCAGCAAATACGAGCTCATCCAGAAGATTCAGTCATTACAGAAACGGCTGATCACTAAGACCCAAGAGCTGGAGGAACGAGAACTGCTGTTACAG GAAAAGGAGAAGCTGTATGTGGAGCTGAAGCACATTCTGGCCCGGCAACCGGGTCCAGAGGCAGCtgaacagctgcagcagtgcCAGTGGACCATCAGGGAGAGAACCAAAAAGCTCAAG TTGTTAATAGCAGAGCTGAGAACGCTCGACTCAAAGATGAATGAGTACAAAAGTGAAAATCAGAGATTGGCCAATGAGCTAGCAAACATCAAGAAGAAGTACTTTAGTCAGAAAAAGCTCCACAG TGAACAGAAGATGAAGACCAAAGTGGAGCAGCTGGAACCTCTTCCCCAGCTTAGCAGCAAGCCTCACTTCACTGGAGGAGGCTTCAAAATTGACAACCCTGTGAAAAAATAA
- the cfap58 gene encoding cilia- and flagella-associated protein 58 isoform X1, producing MALLYFQETGTAGEDYFESLEEFQMVLNELVGDESMDKIRVEYQKLIHALKKSRENEKRLMSKCRELNAEIVSTSTKVSTALKLSQEDETTIASLKKELDKAWKMIDAAYDKEKKDKDTIRNLKEEIANLKLAEQQTGFSTGQEQNDLLKMIEELTNERDQLLISVEGLREKLNKTIATNQELEAQRDSAFKKVSELQQDLQVQQNEISREMRLKEKLGQEVKQLHIDMESKIAEIKALNLQGQRAKEEQQRLEQQLKELKTLIERSNKELEQMQVKNAKLQQECGQLSLAKDHLSLENHQIENELRLREEEVSQMRQEVSKQIRIREGIQKKIHQMEEHKADADVQKEILKAQITGLEKDLESSQKQVESDKKAIDELIRERDFINKNMIKATQSTEKQQDIVKFLEQDKKTLEHEISGYRQEAQKQRKIIQQLEKERDRYINETSSLMHKVQQKMNDVEVKEMEIFDWKKKVTEAECKLKQQENLLEAAVSERNLYSKNLIEAQEDIAEMKRKMKTMNNQVTRLRDEITGKELALSKEQQEYKRLEKDNDALKGEVQMNKQQLEEAKQRINSQKAEQQLLQKIIADADAEQIQQKKQLEQVIRERDNLGKLLLRRNDERSLLYEKIRIQHSILSKGDFHYNQRMEDIRLLKLEIKRLQRKKSILDKTVPNTEELRRELFNLQRELIRERMRNTVLEEQLKPINIHRWRRLEGSDPSKYELIQKIQSLQKRLITKTQELEERELLLQEKEKLYVELKHILARQPGPEAAEQLQQCQWTIRERTKKLKLLIAELRTLDSKMNEYKSENQRLANELANIKKKYFSQKKLHSEQKMKTKVEQLEPLPQLSSKPHFTGGGFKIDNPVKK from the exons ATGGCTTTGCTGTATTTCCAGGAGACAGGAACGGCAGGAGAGGACTATTTTGAGTCTTTGGAGGAGTTCCAGATGGTCCTCAATGAACTGGTTGGGGATGAGAGCATGGACAAGATCCGGGTGGAGTACCAGAAGCTCATCCATGCACTGAAGAAGTCCAGGGAGAATGAGAAGAGGCTAATGTCCAAATGCAGGGAGTTGAATGCAGAGATAGTCTCCACCTCAACCAAAGTTTCAACTGCCCTGAAACTGTCCCAAGAAGATGAAACAACAATAGCTTCACTAAAGAAG GAGTTGGATAAAGCTTGGAAAATGATTGATGCTGCTTAtgataaagagaagaaagacaaagacactaTAAGGAATTTGAAAGAGGAAATTGCCAACTTAAAGCTGGCTGAACAACAGACTGGCTTCTCTACAGGCCAAGAGCAAAA TGATCTACTAAAAATGATTGAGGAGTTGACAAATGAGAGGGATCAGCTGCTAATATCTGTGGAGGGTCTGagagaaaaattaaacaagACCATTGCAACAAACCAGGAGTTAGAGGCTCAAAGAGATAGTGCCTTTAAGAAAGTTTCTGAG CTCCAGCAGGATCTCCAGGTACAACAGAATGAGATCTCCCGAGAAATGAGGCTGAAAGAAAAGCTGGGCCAGGAGGTGAAACAGCTGCACATTGACATGGAGTCCAAAATAGCGGAAATCAAAGCTCTGAATCTGCAGGGCCAAAGGGCcaaagaggagcagcagagactggagcagcagctgaaagAGCTAAAG ACATTGATAGAACGATCCAACAAGGAGCTGGAGCAGATGCAGGTGAAGAATGCCAAACTGCAGCAGGAGTGTGGGCAGCTCTCACTGGCCAAAGATCATCTTTCTTTGGAAAATCACCAGATTGAAAATGAGCTCAGG ctgagagaagaggaggtaAGTCAGATGCGTCAGGAGGTTTCCAAACAAATAAGGATAAGAGAAGGCATCCAGAAGAAGATCCACCAAATGGAAGAGCACAAAGCTGATGCTGATGTACAGAAGGAGATACTTAAAGCTCAGATCACTGGGTTAGAGAAAG ACCTCGAATCATCGCAAAAGCAAGTGGAATCTGATAAGAAAGCTATAGATGAGCTgatcagagagagagactttaTAAATAAG AACATGATCAAAGCTACACAGTCGACTGAGAAACAGCAGGACATTGTGAAGTTCCTTGAACAGGACAAGAAAACCCTAGAACATGAAATCAGCGGTTACCGCCAGGAGGCCCAGAAGCAGCGCAAGATCATCCAACAGTTGGAGAAAGAACGTGACCGCTACATCAATGAGACCAGCAGCCTCATGCATAAG GTGCAGCAAAAAATGAATGACGTTGAAGTTAAAGAGATGGAGATATTTGATTGGAAGAAGAAGGTCACAGAGGCAGAATGCAAACTCAAACAGCAGGAGAACCTGCTAGAGGCAGCTGTGTCTGAAAGGAACCTCTACAGCAAAAACCTCATTGAGGCTCAG GAAGACATTgcagagatgaagaggaagatgaagaccATGAACAACCAGGTCACTCGGCTGAGAGATGAGATCACTGGGAAGGAGCTGGCTCTCTCCAAGGAACAGCAGGAGTACAAGCGCTTAGAAAAGGATAATGATGCCCTAAAG GGGGAGGTGCAGATGAACaagcagcagctggaggaagCAAAGCAGCGTATCAACAGTCAAAAAGCAGAACAGCAACTACTGCAGAAGATTATAGCCGATGCAGATGCTGAGCAGATCCAACAGAAGAAACAACTAGAACAA GTGATCAGAGAGCGGGACAACTTGGGAAAACTGCTGCTTCGACGCAATGATGAGCGTTCGCTGCTGTATGAGAAGATCAGGATCCAGCATTCAATCCTGAGCAAAGGTGACTTTCATTACAACCAACGAATGGAAGACATCCGCCTGCTCAAACTTGAGATTAAAAGACTTCAGCGCAAGAAAAGCATCCTTGACAAGACCGTACCCAACACAGAGGAGCtgag GCGGGAGCTGTTCAATCTGCAGAGGGAACTGATtagagaaagaatgagaaacACTGTCCTGGAGGAACAGCTGAAGCCCATAAATATTCACCGATGGAGACGACTGGAG GGCAGTGACCCCAGCAAATACGAGCTCATCCAGAAGATTCAGTCATTACAGAAACGGCTGATCACTAAGACCCAAGAGCTGGAGGAACGAGAACTGCTGTTACAG GAAAAGGAGAAGCTGTATGTGGAGCTGAAGCACATTCTGGCCCGGCAACCGGGTCCAGAGGCAGCtgaacagctgcagcagtgcCAGTGGACCATCAGGGAGAGAACCAAAAAGCTCAAG TTGTTAATAGCAGAGCTGAGAACGCTCGACTCAAAGATGAATGAGTACAAAAGTGAAAATCAGAGATTGGCCAATGAGCTAGCAAACATCAAGAAGAAGTACTTTAGTCAGAAAAAGCTCCACAG TGAACAGAAGATGAAGACCAAAGTGGAGCAGCTGGAACCTCTTCCCCAGCTTAGCAGCAAGCCTCACTTCACTGGAGGAGGCTTCAAAATTGACAACCCTGTGAAAAAATAA